A genomic window from Pseudomonas alcaligenes includes:
- the recB gene encoding exodeoxyribonuclease V subunit beta, which yields MNDLNLHDSPFTGRSLIEASAGTGKTWTLTALYARLLLERELSVGQILVVTYTTAATAELRERIRARLAELLALYEGGESDDGFLVELHRRHPGEAARRRLLLAVHGFDEAAIFTIHGFCQRALQDSAFEAGGDFDAELTQDDREVLDALLGDAWRHVLAGADPAWARYLAKQKVTPATLRQALRSHLGKPYLQVEPRVEPRERVGEAELQAASAAWQAAAELWRAEGYAWVEVLREHGGLSQSTHKAAKLPLWSAELDAYFADPAALFEAPDGLAKLGAAALLKATKKNFEAPHSALAEALDVLGAALESALPAGKQKLIALQVELLDRLNVELPQRKAAQRLLAFDDLLNNLDQALHSAAGDDLAARLREQYPLALIDEFQDTDPIQYAIFDRVYRDGGDLCFVGDPKQAIYAFRGADLATYLQARDAAERQYDLPFNYRSTPALIKALNQLFARPQPFAEEGLSYPPVSAGQKARATLVLPEQDGAAPLGLVWLGDEGLNKARAGELAALDTARRIAALLAASAQDKAYFEDDGGRKPLKGGDIAVLVSNHREAASVAAELAARGVPSVRRGRDSVWHSEEAAELAAVLAAYAEPGREGVLRYALATRLLGRDAAQIARCQEVEQEWDRERAAAEQYHQLWQQQGFMRVFRAWLDQERVAERLLAGIDGERRLTNLLHLGELLQAESLQRPGLEPLLAWFAAQRGSEGAGEDALLRLESDAERVQIVTIHTSKGLEYPLVFCPFLWDGRLLGQHTDSARCHDEQGQPLLDLGSDRLGEHLQAARRESFAEKLRLTYVALTRAEHRLWLHWGAVALPKPNQKTGKLPDEGLHSSALAWLLHGRELPGEDALGELATYLAGQEGPDLAAELDELAGSSAGLIARLAPLTEEAQAAGTGRAEPPQDQQLFERSLHSAWRIGSFSGLAAGMHMEAPDHDALALVDASEPGAGFFAFPRGARAGTCLHAILEDWMRGKGSLEQLVPPALQEHGIDAELWGAIAIAQLQAVLDTDLDGQGLRLSTLQANQRLPELGFTFPVERLNVERLRALLADPAFGLPESMRQAAERLQFDELKGYLKGFIDLTFEHAGRWYILDYKSNWLGPTAAHYGAERLEQAIAAEHYHLQYLIYLVALRRFLRTRLADFRDAQLGGAWYLFLRGMPAAGVYFARPADSLLDALDKLFTEAK from the coding sequence ATGAACGACCTCAATCTGCACGACTCGCCGTTCACTGGCCGCTCGCTGATCGAGGCCAGCGCCGGTACCGGCAAGACCTGGACCCTGACCGCGCTGTACGCGCGCCTGCTGCTGGAGCGCGAGCTGTCGGTCGGGCAGATCCTGGTGGTCACCTACACCACCGCGGCGACGGCCGAGCTGCGCGAGCGTATCCGCGCCCGTCTGGCCGAATTGCTGGCGCTCTACGAGGGTGGCGAGAGCGATGACGGTTTCCTTGTCGAGCTGCACCGCCGCCATCCCGGCGAAGCGGCACGGCGGCGCCTGCTGCTGGCCGTGCATGGCTTCGACGAGGCGGCCATCTTCACCATTCACGGCTTCTGCCAGCGCGCCCTGCAGGACTCTGCCTTCGAGGCCGGTGGCGACTTCGACGCTGAGCTGACCCAGGACGACCGCGAAGTGCTCGACGCCCTGCTCGGCGACGCCTGGCGCCATGTGCTGGCCGGCGCCGACCCGGCCTGGGCGCGCTACCTGGCCAAGCAGAAAGTCACCCCCGCGACTTTGCGCCAGGCCCTGCGCAGCCACCTGGGCAAGCCCTATCTACAAGTAGAACCGCGCGTCGAGCCACGCGAGCGCGTGGGCGAGGCCGAGCTGCAGGCCGCCAGCGCCGCCTGGCAGGCCGCCGCCGAGCTGTGGCGCGCCGAGGGTTACGCCTGGGTCGAGGTGCTGCGCGAGCACGGCGGCCTCAGCCAGAGCACGCACAAGGCGGCCAAGCTGCCGCTGTGGTCGGCCGAGCTGGACGCCTATTTCGCCGACCCGGCGGCGCTGTTCGAGGCGCCGGACGGCCTGGCCAAGCTGGGCGCCGCCGCCCTGCTCAAGGCCACCAAGAAGAATTTCGAGGCGCCGCACAGCGCGCTGGCCGAGGCCCTGGATGTCCTTGGCGCGGCGCTGGAAAGCGCCCTGCCGGCCGGCAAGCAGAAGCTGATCGCCCTGCAGGTCGAGCTGCTCGACCGCCTCAACGTTGAGCTGCCGCAGCGCAAGGCGGCCCAGCGCCTGCTGGCCTTCGACGACCTGCTCAACAACCTCGACCAGGCGCTGCACAGCGCGGCTGGCGACGATCTGGCCGCGCGCCTGCGCGAGCAGTACCCGCTGGCGCTGATCGACGAGTTCCAGGACACCGACCCGATCCAGTACGCCATCTTCGACCGGGTCTACCGCGATGGCGGTGACCTGTGTTTCGTAGGCGACCCCAAGCAGGCCATTTATGCCTTCCGCGGCGCAGACCTGGCCACCTACCTGCAGGCTCGCGACGCAGCCGAGCGGCAGTACGACCTGCCCTTCAACTACCGCTCCACCCCCGCGCTGATCAAGGCGCTGAACCAACTGTTCGCCCGCCCGCAGCCCTTCGCCGAGGAAGGGCTGAGCTACCCGCCGGTCAGCGCCGGCCAGAAGGCGCGCGCCACGCTGGTGCTGCCCGAGCAGGACGGCGCCGCGCCGCTGGGCCTGGTCTGGCTCGGTGACGAGGGGCTGAACAAGGCGCGTGCCGGCGAGCTGGCGGCGCTGGATACGGCGCGGCGGATCGCCGCGCTGCTCGCCGCCAGCGCGCAGGATAAGGCCTATTTCGAAGACGATGGCGGCAGAAAGCCGCTGAAAGGTGGCGATATCGCCGTGCTGGTCAGCAACCACCGCGAGGCCGCCAGTGTTGCCGCCGAGCTGGCCGCGCGCGGCGTGCCCAGCGTGCGCCGTGGCCGTGACAGCGTGTGGCATAGCGAAGAAGCCGCCGAGCTGGCGGCGGTGCTGGCCGCCTATGCCGAGCCCGGCCGCGAGGGTGTGCTGCGCTATGCCCTGGCCACCCGCCTGCTAGGTCGCGACGCGGCGCAGATTGCCCGTTGCCAGGAAGTCGAGCAGGAATGGGACCGCGAGCGCGCCGCCGCCGAGCAGTACCACCAGCTGTGGCAGCAGCAGGGCTTCATGCGCGTGTTCAGGGCCTGGCTGGACCAGGAGCGGGTGGCCGAGCGCCTGTTGGCCGGCATCGACGGCGAGCGGCGGCTGACCAACCTGCTGCACCTGGGCGAGTTGCTGCAGGCCGAGAGCCTGCAGCGGCCGGGGCTGGAGCCGCTGCTGGCCTGGTTCGCCGCCCAGCGCGGCAGCGAAGGCGCCGGCGAGGATGCCCTGCTGCGCCTGGAAAGCGATGCCGAGCGGGTGCAGATCGTCACCATCCACACCTCCAAGGGCCTGGAATACCCGCTGGTGTTCTGCCCCTTCCTGTGGGACGGCCGCTTGCTCGGCCAGCACACCGATAGTGCGCGCTGCCACGACGAGCAGGGTCAGCCGTTGCTCGATCTGGGCAGTGATCGCTTGGGCGAACACTTGCAGGCGGCACGGCGCGAAAGCTTCGCCGAGAAGCTGCGCCTGACCTATGTGGCTCTCACGCGAGCTGAGCATCGCCTATGGCTGCACTGGGGGGCGGTCGCGTTGCCCAAGCCGAATCAGAAGACCGGCAAGCTGCCCGACGAGGGCCTGCACAGCAGCGCCCTGGCCTGGCTGCTGCACGGCCGCGAGCTGCCCGGCGAGGATGCCCTGGGCGAGCTGGCCACTTATCTGGCGGGCCAGGAAGGCCCGGACCTGGCCGCCGAACTGGACGAGCTGGCCGGCAGCAGCGCCGGCCTGATCGCCCGCCTCGCCCCGCTCACCGAGGAAGCCCAGGCCGCCGGCACGGGCCGCGCCGAGCCGCCCCAGGACCAGCAGCTGTTCGAGCGCAGCCTTCATAGCGCCTGGCGCATCGGCAGCTTCTCGGGCCTGGCCGCCGGTATGCACATGGAAGCGCCGGACCACGACGCCCTGGCCCTGGTCGATGCCAGCGAGCCGGGCGCCGGCTTCTTCGCCTTCCCGCGTGGCGCCCGCGCCGGTACCTGCCTGCACGCCATCCTCGAAGACTGGATGCGCGGCAAGGGCAGCCTGGAGCAACTGGTACCGCCCGCTCTGCAGGAACATGGCATCGACGCCGAGTTGTGGGGCGCGATCGCCATTGCCCAGCTGCAGGCGGTGCTGGACACCGACCTGGATGGCCAGGGCTTGCGTCTTTCAACGTTGCAGGCCAATCAGCGGCTGCCCGAGCTGGGCTTCACCTTTCCGGTCGAACGGCTCAATGTAGAGCGCCTGCGCGCGCTGCTGGCCGACCCGGCCTTTGGCCTGCCCGAGTCCATGCGCCAGGCCGCCGAGCGCCTGCAGTTCGACGAGCTGAAGGGCTACCTGAAGGGCTTTATCGACCTGACCTTCGAGCACGCCGGGCGCTGGTACATCCTCGACTACAAGTCCAACTGGCTCGGCCCGACGGCCGCGCACTACGGCGCCGAGCGCCTGGAGCAGGCCATCGCCGCCGAGCACTACCACCTGCAATACCTGATCTACCTGGTGGCGCTGCGGCGTTTCCTGCGCACGCGCCTGGCCGATTTCAGAGACGCGCAGCTGGGCGGCGCCTGGTACCTGTTCCTGCGCGGCATGCCGGCGGCCGGGGTGTATTTCGCCCGCCCCGCCGACAGCCTGCTGGATGCGCTGGATAAACTGTTCACGGAGGCGAAGTGA